The proteins below are encoded in one region of Apium graveolens cultivar Ventura chromosome 4, ASM990537v1, whole genome shotgun sequence:
- the LOC141721013 gene encoding uncharacterized protein LOC141721013 — MLLLTVCMELQDLDVSVVSILILNGCRTADQILKLIPNIESFLATVSTKGTLVRVYNTLDGLLLQEVVLGPATVGGIQAGALKIGDTAGIIDNIIQCKLYSLGCVLFLFNCI; from the exons ATGCTACTTCTCACAGTTTGTATGGAGTTACAG GACTTGGATGTTTCTGTTGTCTCTATTCTTATTCTAAATGGGTGCAGGACTGCTGATCAAATTCTTAAGCTCATACCAAATATCGAG TCCTTTCTTGCTACTGTCAGTACTAAGGGGACTTTGGTCAGGGTGTATAATACTTTGGATGGCTTGTTGCTTCAGGAG GTAGTTCTTGGACCAGCTACAGTGGGAGGTATTCAAGCTGGGGCTTTAAAGATTGGTGACACTGCTGGAATAATTGATAATATAATTCAGTGCAAGCTGTATAGTCTTGGATGTGTTTTATTCCTCTTCAACTGTATTTAG